Genomic segment of Prosthecobacter sp.:
CCGCCAAGGCCGTGAAAAAGAAAGCGGCCAAAAAAGCCGGGAAGAAACGTTAGCAGAACTGTGGACGACCTCGCTGAACGCATGCGTGCCGATCTGGCGGAGATCGGACGCACGTTCATGCCGTTCGGCAAGTACGGACCACAGCACTTTCCACCGAACGGGGTGCCGATTTACGACATTCCGGCGGAATATCTTGGCTGGTTCGCGAACAAGGCCGGATTCCCGAAAGGCAGGCTCGGCGAACTGCTGCGCATGGTGCATCAGATGAAGGCGGACGGCTCTGACACTGCCTTCGATGTCTTCCGCAAGCGCCATGGCCGCACGGATCTCAAACCGGCGAAGCGGAGGTCGTGGAAGTTTGACGAGTGACTTCGTTTACCCACGAATCGGCGGCCCATACCAGACGTAGCACATCAGATACACGATGATGCCGGTCGCGGAGACATAGAGCCAGATGGGCACGGTCCACTTTGCCATGCGCTTGTGTTTGTCGAAGCGCTGACGCAGTGCGGGGACGACGGTCATGATGATCATCGGCAGGTTCAGGACGGCCAGCGGGATGTGCGTGAACAGGATCGTGAAATAGATCGGGCGCGTGAGACCGGTGCCGGCGAACTTCACATGGCCGGCGTGGTAGTGGTAATAAAGGTAGCAGCCGAGAAACGCGGTGGAGAACAGCAGGGCGACGATCATGCTGACGATGTGCGGCTTCTTCTGGCCGATCTTGATCATCGCGAGACCAAGAATGATGTGCAGCAACGCGGCGGCGTTGAACAAGGTGTAAAGCTTGGGGAGTTCGAAAACGGTCATGGGTTATTTCGCGCCGGGGGCCTTGTAGGGGGTCTTCTTTTGCTCGTTGAGCAGGTAGCGCAGGTCTTTGCGCAGTTTTTCGTCCCAGAACTTCGCAAACTCGGGGTCGGGATTCAAAATGTCGGCCAAACCACGCACATGGCCAAGGTGATCGATGACGGCGACGCGGAGATCGTGGATGTATTTGTCATCGGGTGAGAGGCGGTCTTTTTCCGGCATGTCCTGCACGGGGCGGAACTGCGCCTGGCTGGTCATGAACTTGCGCACGGCCTCCTTTTCGCCGTTGAGGAACCACCAGTTGGCGTCATCCGCGATGCCGAGGGTGGTGGCGAATTTCTTCATCATCTCGGGCGTGTCCTCGGCATCGAGCGTGAAGCTGAGGAAGTGCAGGTTGGGTTCATTGCCGAATTCTCCGTGCAATTTTTTCAATTTCGCGATCACGGCGGCACAGCCACGCGGACAACGCGTGAAGACCCAGGAGATGACGAGCACCTTGCCCTTGAGCTCCTCAAGATGAACTTTTTTTCCGCTGCGCTCGGTGAGTTCGAGGTCTTTTTCGAGTCGGCCGAGGATGGGCGGACGGTTCACGTCATTGTCGATGCGTGAGCGATAGATGAGGTAGTTGTAAAAGACGACGATGCCGAGCACGGCGATGATAATGGGCGCCCAGATCGAAAGGGGATGTAGTGGAGTTTTGGCGGGAGGTTCGTTCATGGCGGTGGCGGGTTACGCGCGTTTCCAGGCGAGGATGGATACGAGCAGGATGGCCGGGAGATACATCAGCGTGCAGAAGAAGAGTTTGCGCGCGGTGGGACGTTCAGGCTGGCGGTTGAAGCGCAGCGCGAGCACACAGAGCCAGCCGCTGAGCAGCAGCGCGGGAGGCAGGAACCACCATGCATGGGCCACGCCGGCATAAACCGGGTAAAACATGAGCAGCACCGTGCTGATCGAATAAGCGAGAGCGTGCTGTGAGGTGCGCGCACCTTCCTCATCATCGTTGGCGAGCATCACGAAGCCGCCTTTGCGATACTCGTCGCGATACATCCAGTTGATGGCCAGGAAATGCGGGAGCTGCCAGAGGAAGAGCAGCAGGAAGAGGTAGATCGCACCCGGTTCGAGCATCAGATCCCAGCGGAAGTGCGTCGCAGACCCGGCAGGCAGCGGGCCTGCAGCGCCCGCCCAGCCGATGAGTGGTGGTAGAGCGCCCGAGACAGCACCAACGAGCGTGTTGGTGGCGCTTTGACGTTTCAGCGGTGTGTAAATGAAGAGATACACCGCCAGCGTGAGCGCGGTGAGCGCTGCGGCCTCCATGTTCACGCGAATCGTGAGATGAATCAGCGCCCAAGCACTCAACAGCCAGCCGATGCCAAAGGCGGCGGAAGGACTGACGCGACCCGAGGGCAGGGGACGATCCGCCGTGCGCTGCATGCGTGAGTCCGGCTCGATTTCCATGAGCTGGTTGAACACGGCGGCACCGAACGCGGCGAGCGTGCTGCCGATGATCGTATGCACCAGCAGCCAGACATCGAAGCCCTTGGGCGCACGCAGCCAGAAACCAACGAACGTGGTGACGATGACGAGCGCACTGAGGCGGAACTTCGTCAGGGTCAGCAGGTCGCGGGTGGTCATGGCAGGCTAGCGGAAAAACTTCTTCGCCTTCTCAAAGAAGCTCTCCTCCATCGGAGAGGTTTGTTCGCCGAGAGATTGGGCGAATTCATCGAGCTTCTCGCGCTGTTCGGCGCTGAGCTTCGTCGGCACGGCAATCTGGACGTGAACGTAGAGATCCCCGAAGCGGTCTTCCCCGAGGATTTTCATGCCTTTGCCACGCAGACGGAAGGTGGTGCCATTTTGCGTGCCAGCGGGGACTTTGACGGCAGCCTTGGCCTCCATCGTCGGCACGGTGATCTCGCCGCCGAGGGCTGCGGTGGCGAAGGAAAGCGGCATGTCGCAGTGCAGGTCGTTGCCTTCGCGTTCGAAGATCTCGTGCGATTTGACTTGGATGACGATGTAGAGATCGCCAGCGGGGCCGTTTTTGAGGCCGAGGTCGCCATTGCCGCTGGAGCGCAGACGTGAGCCGTCTTCGATGCCTGCGGGCACTTTGACGCGGACCTTGGTGCGTTCTTTGGAGCGTCCGGTGCCGCTGCAGGTACGGCAGGGATCGCTGATCGTCTCGCCGCTGCCACTGCAATCGGGACAGGTCTGCTGAATCTGGAAAAAGCCGCGCGAACTGATGACCTGGCCGACACCACCGCAGGTGCGGCAGGTTTTTTTGCCACCACCGCCGCTATTGGAACCGGTGC
This window contains:
- a CDS encoding DUF3820 family protein, which translates into the protein MRADLAEIGRTFMPFGKYGPQHFPPNGVPIYDIPAEYLGWFANKAGFPKGRLGELLRMVHQMKADGSDTAFDVFRKRHGRTDLKPAKRRSWKFDE
- a CDS encoding DUF420 domain-containing protein; amino-acid sequence: MTVFELPKLYTLFNAAALLHIILGLAMIKIGQKKPHIVSMIVALLFSTAFLGCYLYYHYHAGHVKFAGTGLTRPIYFTILFTHIPLAVLNLPMIIMTVVPALRQRFDKHKRMAKWTVPIWLYVSATGIIVYLMCYVWYGPPIRG
- a CDS encoding SCO family protein, whose amino-acid sequence is MNEPPAKTPLHPLSIWAPIIIAVLGIVVFYNYLIYRSRIDNDVNRPPILGRLEKDLELTERSGKKVHLEELKGKVLVISWVFTRCPRGCAAVIAKLKKLHGEFGNEPNLHFLSFTLDAEDTPEMMKKFATTLGIADDANWWFLNGEKEAVRKFMTSQAQFRPVQDMPEKDRLSPDDKYIHDLRVAVIDHLGHVRGLADILNPDPEFAKFWDEKLRKDLRYLLNEQKKTPYKAPGAK
- the cyoE gene encoding heme o synthase — encoded protein: MTTRDLLTLTKFRLSALVIVTTFVGFWLRAPKGFDVWLLVHTIIGSTLAAFGAAVFNQLMEIEPDSRMQRTADRPLPSGRVSPSAAFGIGWLLSAWALIHLTIRVNMEAAALTALTLAVYLFIYTPLKRQSATNTLVGAVSGALPPLIGWAGAAGPLPAGSATHFRWDLMLEPGAIYLFLLLFLWQLPHFLAINWMYRDEYRKGGFVMLANDDEEGARTSQHALAYSISTVLLMFYPVYAGVAHAWWFLPPALLLSGWLCVLALRFNRQPERPTARKLFFCTLMYLPAILLVSILAWKRA
- the dnaJ gene encoding molecular chaperone DnaJ, encoding MADKRDYYEVLGVSRDVSAEDLKKAYRKLAVKFHPDKNPDDKSAEGKFKEVGEAYDVLSDDQKRAAYDRYGHAAFSGGMGGPSAGGGGGFHDPFDIFREVFAGGGGGGIFEQFFGGGSGGGRRRDGPQRGSDLRYGMEISLEDAAHGVEREIEYERSASCKPCSGTGSNSGGGGKKTCRTCGGVGQVISSRGFFQIQQTCPDCSGSGETISDPCRTCSGTGRSKERTKVRVKVPAGIEDGSRLRSSGNGDLGLKNGPAGDLYIVIQVKSHEIFEREGNDLHCDMPLSFATAALGGEITVPTMEAKAAVKVPAGTQNGTTFRLRGKGMKILGEDRFGDLYVHVQIAVPTKLSAEQREKLDEFAQSLGEQTSPMEESFFEKAKKFFR